One window of Nitrosophilus labii genomic DNA carries:
- a CDS encoding ribbon-helix-helix domain-containing protein: MAKKLIDEILNNDIKKNKEKNYKTLTISLTKEQYEALDTLSKLSKIPKSKIIVMALEKEGVFDINKINKHNKGGGNENNT, from the coding sequence ATGGCAAAAAAACTAATAGATGAAATACTTAATAATGATATTAAAAAAAACAAGGAAAAAAATTACAAGACTTTAACAATTTCTTTAACTAAAGAACAATACGAAGCACTTGATACATTGTCAAAATTATCAAAAATTCCAAAAAGTAAAATAATAGTAATGGCATTGGAGAAAGAGGGCGTTTTTGATATTAATAAAATAAACAAACATAATAAAGGGGGAGGAAATGAGAACAATACTTAA